In Etheostoma spectabile isolate EspeVRDwgs_2016 chromosome 20, UIUC_Espe_1.0, whole genome shotgun sequence, the following are encoded in one genomic region:
- the prlh2r gene encoding prolactin releasing hormone 2 receptor → MDWANSLNQSRLNSSTPASSFSSSMSDSSYTFSSSCCNSSHPVFSTSPFSAPSFSGLELLSDLKPIFIPLYSVVVLVACSSNLLLLFLIWYNKKRHNTTNFLISNLALVDLVMCIFCIPVTASYAFDQRGWVFGPHMCHFVTVMQSAAVYAAVLSLMAIAVDRYVVVAYPIRKRAGCQFCWGLVVLIWLSSLALSTPTALHTVHLDLRAAGLQMTVCEEFWDGQERGRLIYSCFILFFSYFLPLAAVSISYCAITHHLKQRTMSGLTACEELRSARAAWSRRRRKTFYLLLVSVLCFAFSWLPLQVVNLIRDLDTDFSILGKNYVNTIQVSTHLLAMSSACYNPFIYASLHDKFLSYLCRNFLSRRRRKGKDGGQLSSILTMSHRVQRLPTSTTMAD, encoded by the exons ATGGACTGGGCGAATTCACTGAACCAATCCAGGCTCAACTCTTCTACTCCagcctcttctttctcttcatccATGTCTGACTCTTCATacaccttctcctcctcctgctgcaaCTCTTCTCACCCCGTCTTCTCCACCTCCCCGTTCTCTGCCCCTTCCTTTTCTGGCCTGGAGCTCCTGTCCGACCTGAAGCCCATCTTCATTCCTCTCTACTCTGTCGTGGTGCTGGTCGCCTGCTCCAGCAACCTCCTCCTGCTCTTTCTCATCTGGTACAACAAGAAAagacacaacaccacaaactTCCTCATCAGCAATCTGGCACTGGTCGACCTGGTCATGTGCATTTTCTGCATCCCTGTGACTGCATCTTATGCTTTTGACCAACGTGGCTGGGTGTTTGGTCCCCACATGTGTCATTTTGTCACTGTCATGCAGTCTGCAGCTGTCTATGCAGCGGTCCTGTCCCTCATGGCCATCGCGGTGGATAGATACGTGGTTGTGGCTTATCCCATTCGCAAAAGAGCAGGTTGCCAGTTCTGCTGGGGTCTGGTGGTCCTGATCTGGCTGTCCTCTCTGGCTTTATCTACACCTACGGCACTTCACACCGTCCACCTTGACCTGCGGGCAGCGGGGCTGCAGATGACAGTGTGTGAGGAGTTCTGGGATGGCCAGGAGCGAGGCCGCCTCATCTACTCTTGTTTCATTCTATTCTTCTCCTACTTTCTTCCACTGGCTGCTGTCTCCATTTCCTACTGTGCTATAACCCATCATCTGAAGCAGAGGACCATGTCAGGCTTGACGGCGTGTGAGGAGTTGAGATCCGCAAGGGCTGCATGGAGCAGACGGAGGAGGAAGACCTTCTACCTGCTGCTGGTGTCTGTCCTCTGTTTTGCCTTCTCGTGGCTTCCCTTACAG GTGGTGAATCTGATCCGGGACCTGGACACAGACTTCTCTATCTTAGGGAAGAATTACGTGAACACCATCCAGGTGTCAACTCACCTGCTCGCCATGAGCTCCGCCTGCTACAACCCTTTTATTTACGCCTCATTGCATGACAAGTTCCTGTCCTACCTGTGCCGCAACTTCCTGTCCcgaaggagaagaaaaggaaaggacGGGGGTCAATTGTCAAGCATCCTGACAATGTCACACAGAGTGCAGCGCCTTCCCACCTCCACGACTATGGCAGATTGA
- the ccdc32 gene encoding coiled-coil domain-containing protein 32, whose product MIDDFESQESRSSGELWTEICSSLPEVKVEATPEINTEFKDSFQPAAQVGVQVNGQSNWTHTSSSSAKWEPMEDSESYIASLENRLKKLKGQSSDVTSRDMLRSLSQAKKECWDRFLHDAQTSELFQGGDMDESALEHFKRWLIPEKVAISAEELEYLLKPSQNNKPAETNQTQNEEDTERETHNAEEDDSHSPEK is encoded by the exons ATGATTGACGACTTTGAGAGCCAGGAGTCTCGGTCCAGCGGCGAGCTGTGGACCGAAATCTGCTCCAGTTTGCCGGAGGTGAAAGTGGAAGCAACCCCGGAGATCAACACGGAGTTCAAAGATTCATTCCAGCCAGCAGCACAAGTCGGAGTGCAGGTCAATGGACAATCAAATTGGACACATACCAGTTCTTCTAGCGCCAAATGGGAACCCATGGAGGATTCTGAGAGCTACATAGCCAGTTTAG AGAACCGCCTGAAGAAATTAAAGGGTCAGTCAAGTGATGTGACTTCCAGAGACATGTTGCGATCCTTGTCTCAAGCTAAGAAAGAATGTTGGGATAGATTTCTGCACGACGCGCAGACCTCAGAGCTCTTCCAAGGCGGTGACATGGATGAGAG TGCTCTTGAACACTTCAAGAGGTGGTTGATTCCTGAGAAGGTGGCCATCAGCGCAGAAGAGCTGGAATATCTCCTAAAGCCGTCTCAGAATAACAAACCAGctgaaacaaaccaaacacagaACGAAGAGGACACGGAGCGAGAGACGCACAATGCAGAGGAAGATGACTCTCATAGCCCGGAGAAATGA